A DNA window from Buttiauxella agrestis contains the following coding sequences:
- a CDS encoding aldo/keto reductase — MRYRIFGNTGLRVSTLALGTGNFGNGWGYGADKEEARNIYTRYREAGGNFIDTADQYQFGQSETMLSDFIATERNDIVLATKFSLGDSPEAGLQRSGNSRKSMVNSLEASLKRLKTDHIDLLWVHMPDGVTPVDQIARALDDLIRSGKILYAGLSDFPAWRVATAATVAELRGWSSVSAVQLEYSLVERSAERELLPMAEAFNLGVVSWSPLGGGLLTGKYRKGESGRAQGLGAVIHDESNQIKTATVDAVLAIADETGYPPGQIAIAWVLAKGTLPIIGPRTAEQLADNLASVNVQLTGEQLSRLDAASAISLGFPHDMVAASAPSLGGGKHELIDTAIRTVR, encoded by the coding sequence ATGCGTTACCGCATCTTTGGAAATACAGGTCTTAGAGTCTCAACCCTCGCCCTCGGCACGGGTAATTTCGGCAACGGTTGGGGTTATGGCGCTGACAAAGAAGAAGCCCGTAATATCTACACCCGCTACCGTGAAGCCGGTGGCAACTTTATTGATACGGCTGACCAATATCAGTTTGGTCAATCAGAAACGATGCTCAGCGATTTCATCGCTACCGAACGCAATGACATTGTGCTGGCGACCAAATTTTCCCTCGGCGACTCGCCTGAAGCGGGCCTTCAACGCTCCGGTAATAGCCGCAAGTCCATGGTGAATTCCCTTGAGGCAAGTCTCAAACGCTTAAAGACGGATCACATCGATTTACTTTGGGTGCATATGCCTGATGGAGTCACACCTGTCGATCAAATCGCACGAGCCCTCGATGACCTAATTCGTTCAGGTAAAATTCTCTACGCCGGGCTTTCTGATTTCCCGGCATGGCGTGTGGCAACCGCCGCCACCGTGGCTGAACTTCGCGGCTGGTCTTCTGTATCCGCGGTGCAGTTGGAATACAGTCTGGTGGAACGCTCGGCAGAACGCGAGCTGTTGCCTATGGCGGAGGCTTTTAACCTGGGCGTGGTGAGCTGGTCACCTTTAGGCGGCGGTTTGCTTACCGGCAAATATCGCAAAGGTGAATCCGGACGTGCACAAGGTCTGGGCGCGGTCATTCATGATGAGAGCAATCAAATAAAAACTGCCACGGTGGATGCAGTACTGGCGATTGCTGATGAAACGGGATATCCCCCTGGGCAAATCGCCATCGCGTGGGTGCTCGCGAAGGGAACGCTACCGATTATTGGCCCACGGACAGCGGAACAACTTGCGGATAATCTCGCATCGGTAAATGTTCAACTGACGGGGGAACAACTATCACGCCTGGACGCCGCAAGCGCAATTTCGCTTGGTTTCCCGCATGACATGGTCGCGGCTTCTGCCCCGTCGCTGGGCGGTGGAAAGCATGAGCTGATTGATACAGCCATTCGAACCGTCCGTTAA
- a CDS encoding antibiotic biosynthesis monooxygenase family protein, whose translation MIAVLFEADTQPQTQERYLQLAAELKPLLADIPGFISIERFQSISTPGKILSLSWWENEDAVLQWKCNAMHRAAQQEGKQSIFSFYRIRIANVVRDYSSEKGEQAHV comes from the coding sequence ATGATTGCCGTACTTTTTGAAGCAGACACCCAACCTCAGACGCAGGAACGATATCTTCAGCTTGCCGCTGAACTGAAGCCCTTGCTGGCAGACATTCCCGGATTTATTTCTATTGAACGATTCCAGAGCATCAGCACGCCTGGAAAAATTCTTTCGCTTTCATGGTGGGAAAACGAGGATGCGGTACTCCAGTGGAAATGCAATGCCATGCATCGAGCGGCGCAGCAGGAAGGCAAGCAGTCGATTTTTTCGTTTTACAGAATACGCATTGCCAACGTAGTCAGAGATTACTCGTCTGAAAAGGGAGAGCAGGCGCATGTTTGA
- a CDS encoding amino acid-binding protein, protein MFDIHVILTNSCGSLASLGKLLGMNGVGLEGGGVFSVPDASHAHFLVEDGEKARKVLTEAGFDVRNVCRPLIRKLLQERPGELGEIAAAIAQCGINILVQYSDHNNRLILLTDDNTRAAEATRKWEIPTQ, encoded by the coding sequence ATGTTTGATATTCACGTCATCCTCACCAACTCCTGCGGTTCACTCGCCTCGCTCGGCAAATTGCTGGGTATGAATGGCGTCGGTCTTGAGGGCGGCGGTGTTTTCTCTGTGCCCGACGCAAGCCATGCTCATTTTCTGGTGGAAGACGGCGAGAAAGCCCGTAAAGTTCTGACCGAAGCCGGTTTCGACGTTCGGAATGTGTGTCGCCCACTGATAAGAAAATTACTTCAGGAGAGACCTGGGGAACTGGGGGAAATAGCGGCGGCCATTGCTCAATGTGGCATAAACATTCTGGTACAGTATAGCGATCACAATAATCGGCTTATTCTCCTTACCGATGATAATACCCGTGCCGCAGAGGCAACACGTAAATGGGAAATACCGACTCAATGA
- a CDS encoding ArsR/SmtB family transcription factor, which translates to MSLLKTEVDDNLADSLEKSMSLVASAISDPSRVSILCALMDGRAWTATELSAVAEIAASTASGHLTRLLNSGLIICLTQGRHRYYSLAGQHIAGLLENLMGVSMHPRISPTPRTPVNMRYARTCYDHLAGELAVKIYDFMLREKWLEADGNALTPEGKSQLQNLGAVLDPHPRRKACCPCLDWSERRFHLGGEAGSALMTLLLHKGWITRTPGYREVNITGSGEIAMKKLFSLNLP; encoded by the coding sequence ATGAGTCTTCTGAAAACTGAAGTTGACGACAACCTGGCTGATTCACTTGAAAAATCCATGTCGCTGGTGGCTTCCGCAATATCTGACCCCTCGCGGGTCAGTATTTTGTGCGCGCTGATGGATGGACGGGCGTGGACGGCGACCGAACTGAGCGCGGTAGCTGAGATTGCCGCGTCGACTGCCAGCGGGCATCTGACCCGACTTCTCAACAGTGGGCTGATTATCTGCCTGACACAGGGCCGCCATCGCTATTACAGCCTTGCGGGGCAACATATTGCCGGGCTGCTGGAAAACCTGATGGGGGTTTCCATGCACCCACGCATTTCTCCTACGCCCCGCACGCCGGTAAACATGCGTTATGCACGTACCTGCTATGACCATCTGGCGGGAGAATTGGCGGTGAAAATTTACGACTTCATGCTGCGGGAAAAATGGCTTGAGGCGGATGGCAACGCGCTGACGCCAGAGGGAAAATCTCAGCTCCAGAATCTCGGGGCAGTGCTCGATCCACATCCACGCCGCAAGGCCTGCTGCCCGTGCCTGGACTGGAGCGAAAGACGTTTCCATCTGGGAGGAGAAGCAGGTTCAGCATTAATGACGCTTCTTTTACACAAAGGCTGGATAACACGCACGCCGGGATATCGTGAAGTGAATATTACCGGTAGCGGCGAGATTGCCATGAAGAAATTGTTCAGCCTGAATCTGCCTTAG
- a CDS encoding alpha/beta fold hydrolase encodes MSHFDKLKLKDGSSLYFKDWGEGQPVVFSHGWPLTADAFEDQMFFLGQKGFRVIAHDRRGHGRSSQTWDGNHMDQYADDLAELTAHLNLKDAIHVGHSTGGGEVARYIGRHGTSRVAKAVLISAVPPIMVKTDFNPNGVPIDVFDGIREGVRANRADFFKELTLPFYGYNRSGAEISEGVRESFVEQGMQGGIKALYDCIKAFSETDLREDLKKMTIPTLVIHGDDDQIVPFETCGKVTAATLPDSIFKVYEGGSHGICTTEKDRVNADLLEFLKG; translated from the coding sequence ATGAGCCATTTCGACAAACTCAAGTTAAAGGACGGCAGTTCTCTTTATTTTAAGGATTGGGGAGAAGGGCAACCGGTAGTATTCAGCCACGGCTGGCCATTAACGGCGGATGCGTTTGAAGATCAGATGTTTTTCCTTGGGCAGAAAGGATTTCGGGTCATCGCTCATGACCGGCGCGGGCATGGTCGCTCGTCGCAAACCTGGGACGGTAATCATATGGATCAATATGCTGACGACCTGGCCGAACTGACGGCGCACTTAAATTTGAAAGATGCGATTCATGTCGGGCATTCAACTGGCGGCGGCGAAGTTGCTCGTTACATTGGGCGTCACGGTACGAGTCGCGTGGCGAAAGCGGTTTTGATCAGTGCCGTTCCGCCGATTATGGTGAAAACCGATTTCAATCCCAATGGTGTGCCCATTGACGTATTTGATGGTATTCGCGAAGGCGTGCGTGCCAACCGCGCAGATTTCTTCAAAGAGCTGACGCTGCCGTTTTATGGTTACAACCGTTCAGGGGCGGAAATCTCGGAAGGGGTGAGGGAGAGTTTTGTTGAACAAGGCATGCAGGGCGGGATTAAAGCGCTTTACGACTGCATCAAAGCGTTTTCTGAAACCGACCTGCGCGAAGATTTAAAGAAGATGACCATCCCGACGCTGGTGATTCATGGCGATGACGATCAGATAGTGCCGTTTGAAACCTGCGGCAAAGTTACGGCGGCGACATTGCCAGACTCAATCTTCAAGGTTTATGAAGGTGGTTCGCATGGTATTTGCACCACGGAGAAAGACCGGGTCAATGCGGATTTGCTGGAGTTTCTGAAAGGCTAG